A stretch of the Massilia varians genome encodes the following:
- a CDS encoding flavin reductase family protein, which produces MNEHILPVPLEKAYRLLNHGPTVLVSSSHAGVDNVMAAAWACALDFAPPRLTVVLDNSTRTRALVEGSGSFVIQLPTVRQLRLTHEVGSRSLDAEPDKLARAGVVLMRMEGVAAPLVQDCSAWLACRLLPEPHNQQAYDLFIGEVTAAWADARVFRDGHWHFETADPSWRSIHHIAGGNFYAIGEALRAAD; this is translated from the coding sequence ATGAACGAACACATTCTCCCCGTTCCCCTCGAGAAGGCCTACCGGCTGCTCAACCACGGCCCGACCGTGCTGGTGTCGAGCAGCCACGCCGGCGTGGACAACGTCATGGCCGCGGCCTGGGCCTGCGCACTCGACTTCGCCCCGCCCAGGCTCACCGTGGTGCTCGACAACTCGACCCGGACCCGCGCCCTGGTCGAGGGCAGCGGCAGCTTCGTGATCCAGCTGCCCACCGTGCGCCAGCTGCGCCTGACCCACGAGGTGGGGAGCCGCTCGCTGGACGCCGAGCCGGACAAGCTGGCCCGGGCCGGGGTGGTCTTGATGCGGATGGAGGGTGTGGCGGCGCCGCTGGTGCAAGACTGTTCGGCCTGGCTGGCCTGCCGGCTGCTGCCGGAACCGCACAACCAGCAGGCCTACGACCTGTTCATCGGCGAGGTGACGGCCGCCTGGGCCGATGCGCGCGTGTTCCGCGACGGCCACTGGCATTTCGAAACGGCCGACCCATCCTGGCGCAGCATCCACCATATTGCCGGCGGTAATTTCTATGCGATCGGCGAAGCGCTGCGCGCCGCCGACTGA
- a CDS encoding acetylxylan esterase, with the protein MKKLHMLFALSLGLFTHVAWIAPAVAAAPSVVQVAPAAPTGLPLTVSLDRPDWTYRAGEAAQFQVRIDKKPYPREGIRIRYRLGPDMLEGPERSAVVPEEGLLLAAPGTDKPGFVRCIVSASIDGRAVEATATAAFSPLELRPVQLEPRDFDAFWAAQQRALAAVDPAFRLVPAPALSTPEVEVSYLSFQNVGPGTRSTRMYGVLSVPRGEGPFPAVLQVPGAGVRGYKGTPELAAKGFITLQIGIHGIPVDLPAELYEQLNFGALDGYNRFNLDDPQAYYYRRVYLGTLRALDYLVQHPKWNGRQLAAQGGSQGGQLAIMASALHPRVTLTIASYPAYSDVTGYLHERAGGWPGLFRKDGEGRRRDQPVEPKAATSAYYDTVNFAKRLRTPVLYYAGYNDTVTPPTSTFAVYNVIPSARTLVVEPAQVHLTSQAHRDTIERWLLEHAAGRR; encoded by the coding sequence ATGAAAAAGCTGCACATGCTGTTTGCGCTGTCCCTCGGCCTTTTCACCCATGTGGCCTGGATCGCGCCGGCCGTGGCCGCCGCGCCCTCCGTGGTGCAGGTGGCGCCGGCGGCCCCCACCGGCCTGCCCTTGACGGTCAGCCTGGATCGTCCGGACTGGACCTACCGCGCCGGCGAAGCGGCGCAGTTCCAGGTCCGGATCGACAAGAAGCCGTATCCGCGCGAGGGCATCCGCATCAGGTATCGCCTGGGACCGGACATGCTGGAAGGGCCGGAGCGCAGCGCGGTGGTGCCCGAGGAGGGCCTGCTGCTGGCGGCGCCGGGCACGGACAAGCCGGGCTTTGTCCGCTGCATCGTCAGCGCCAGCATCGACGGCCGTGCGGTCGAAGCGACGGCGACCGCGGCCTTCAGCCCGCTGGAGCTGCGCCCGGTGCAGCTTGAACCCCGGGACTTCGATGCCTTCTGGGCGGCGCAGCAGCGCGCGCTGGCGGCGGTCGACCCGGCGTTCCGGCTGGTGCCGGCCCCGGCACTGTCCACGCCCGAGGTCGAGGTGTCCTACCTCAGCTTCCAGAACGTGGGACCGGGCACGCGCAGCACCCGCATGTATGGGGTGCTGTCGGTGCCGCGCGGTGAGGGGCCGTTCCCGGCGGTGCTGCAGGTGCCGGGCGCCGGCGTGCGCGGCTACAAGGGCACGCCGGAACTGGCCGCGAAAGGCTTCATCACCCTGCAGATCGGCATCCACGGCATCCCGGTGGACCTGCCGGCGGAACTGTACGAGCAGCTCAACTTCGGCGCGCTCGACGGCTACAACCGCTTCAACCTGGACGATCCGCAGGCGTATTATTACCGCCGGGTCTACCTGGGAACGCTGCGCGCGCTCGACTACCTGGTCCAGCACCCGAAGTGGAACGGCAGGCAGCTGGCCGCCCAGGGCGGCAGCCAGGGCGGGCAGTTGGCGATCATGGCCAGCGCCCTGCATCCGCGGGTCACGCTGACGATCGCGTCCTACCCGGCCTACAGCGACGTCACCGGCTACCTGCACGAGCGCGCCGGCGGCTGGCCCGGGCTGTTCCGCAAGGACGGCGAGGGCCGTCGGCGCGACCAGCCGGTGGAGCCGAAAGCCGCCACCTCGGCCTACTACGACACCGTGAACTTCGCCAAACGCCTGCGCACCCCGGTGCTGTACTACGCCGGCTACAACGATACCGTCACGCCGCCGACCTCGACCTTCGCGGTGTACAACGTGATTCCTTCCGCCCGCACCCTGGTCGTCGAGCCGGCCCAGGTGCACCTGACCTCGCAGGCGCACCGCGACACCATCGAGCGCTGGCTGCTCGAGCACGCGGCGGGCAGGCGCTGA
- a CDS encoding nuclear transport factor 2 family protein translates to MRPLPVVLLCLASLSAPLATAASDPLARAAAVGVREAERQRALALNERDIELLRRLMGGNYRHVETNGRLRSKTEFLQALARDEYRIRHYALEDMEVEVVSGDVAIVTGTYRAARYELGSAQPLRGRYVRVWTRQPEGWRISLHQGTEIKTAAAQPAKSDNRATQ, encoded by the coding sequence ATGCGCCCTCTTCCTGTCGTCCTCCTTTGCCTCGCCAGCCTGTCGGCGCCCCTTGCGACGGCCGCCTCCGACCCGCTCGCGCGCGCTGCCGCCGTGGGCGTGCGCGAGGCCGAGCGCCAGCGTGCCCTGGCGCTGAACGAACGCGACATCGAGCTGCTGCGCCGTCTCATGGGCGGCAATTACCGCCACGTCGAGACCAACGGCAGGCTGCGCTCCAAGACCGAGTTCCTGCAGGCGCTGGCGCGCGACGAATACCGCATCCGCCACTATGCGCTGGAAGACATGGAGGTCGAGGTGGTCTCGGGCGACGTGGCGATCGTCACCGGCACCTACCGCGCCGCCCGCTACGAACTGGGCAGCGCCCAGCCGCTGCGCGGCCGCTACGTGCGGGTCTGGACCCGCCAGCCCGAAGGCTGGCGCATCTCGCTGCACCAGGGCACCGAGATCAAGACCGCCGCCGCCCAGCCCGCCAAATCCGACAACCGTGCCACGCAATAG
- a CDS encoding glycoside hydrolase family 2 TIM barrel-domain containing protein: MIVFDSAGAGLLRKLAGAALMTWFTMLGAAQARTIDLNGGWLFHRDDSRRAAGIEQVPADGWTRVDLPHAARIEPRVPTAPWQGTVFYKKHIKLDLRPGERAILRFEGVMNVADVWLNGKHLGQHLGGYLPFAFDVTDILAGGGEGELVVRANNEDNPITGPKPLKDLDYIQHGGIYRGVSLAIKPPVHVTDAMLSDTPGGGGIFVTTPRADKRAAVVRVQAEIMNTSNSAQAVSVRHTLAWRGRQVARVEQQLQLAAGERRHVSIPLKLAQPKLWSPKAPNLYHLETRVLAAGREDLVRTRIGVRRLAFEGGKLLLNGEPLHLRGVNRHQEYPYVGYALSAAADLRDALLIKKYGFDYVRLSHYPQSPAFMAAADELGLMVLPAIPGWQFHNPDPAFARQVIRTCADMIRRDRNHPSVLAWECSLNESRMPDALVQALHDTVHAEYPGDQAFSAGWVPQTYDIYLQARQHRIGNKHALPNKPLIVSEYGDWEYYAMNAGFNQGAWADLKPADRSSRQALGAGEARLAQQARNVAEAHDDNVATPAFADGYWVMFDYARGYAPDLEESGAFSIERLPKFSAEFFRSQRDAADASPRWGGGPMVFIASYWQADSAPRVRVFSNAEEVELRLNGKLVGRKQGRPSPSHPRLAHPPLEFDTGGFAPGELVARAYSSGRVVAEHRVRTPGAPVRLALALDDMGVPAAKGDLVFVRARLLDAAGTTVPVSGREVAFSAGPGTEIVGSAQVATEAGIASVLVRVQGPRASLTARTGGLSGALAP, translated from the coding sequence ATGATTGTTTTCGATTCCGCGGGCGCAGGGCTGCTGCGCAAGCTGGCGGGCGCCGCCCTGATGACGTGGTTCACCATGCTCGGGGCCGCCCAGGCCAGAACCATCGACCTGAACGGAGGCTGGCTGTTCCACCGCGACGACAGCCGCCGGGCCGCCGGCATCGAGCAGGTCCCCGCTGACGGCTGGACCCGGGTCGACCTGCCGCATGCGGCGCGCATCGAGCCGCGGGTGCCGACCGCGCCCTGGCAGGGAACGGTGTTCTACAAGAAGCACATCAAGCTCGACTTGCGTCCCGGCGAACGCGCCATCCTGCGCTTCGAGGGCGTGATGAACGTGGCCGACGTCTGGTTGAACGGCAAGCACCTGGGCCAGCACCTGGGCGGCTACCTGCCGTTCGCCTTCGACGTGACCGACATCCTGGCCGGGGGCGGCGAGGGCGAACTGGTGGTGCGCGCGAATAACGAGGACAATCCGATCACCGGGCCGAAGCCGCTCAAGGACCTCGACTACATCCAGCACGGCGGCATCTACCGCGGCGTCTCGCTCGCGATCAAGCCGCCGGTGCACGTCACCGACGCGATGCTGTCGGATACGCCGGGCGGCGGCGGCATCTTCGTCACCACGCCCCGGGCCGACAAGAGGGCGGCGGTGGTGCGGGTCCAGGCCGAGATCATGAATACGTCGAACAGCGCGCAGGCGGTGAGCGTGCGCCATACCCTGGCCTGGCGCGGCCGGCAGGTGGCCCGGGTGGAGCAGCAGCTGCAGCTGGCGGCGGGCGAGCGCCGCCACGTGAGCATCCCGCTGAAGCTCGCCCAGCCGAAGCTGTGGTCGCCGAAAGCGCCGAACCTGTACCATCTGGAAACGCGGGTGCTTGCTGCCGGCCGCGAAGACCTGGTGAGGACCCGCATCGGCGTGCGCCGCCTGGCCTTCGAGGGCGGCAAGCTGCTGCTCAATGGCGAGCCGCTTCACCTGCGCGGCGTGAACCGGCACCAGGAATATCCCTACGTCGGCTATGCGTTGTCGGCGGCGGCGGACCTGCGAGACGCCCTCCTGATCAAGAAATACGGCTTCGACTACGTGCGCCTGTCGCACTATCCGCAGTCGCCCGCCTTCATGGCGGCGGCCGACGAACTGGGATTGATGGTGCTGCCGGCGATCCCGGGCTGGCAGTTCCACAATCCCGACCCCGCCTTTGCGCGCCAGGTGATCCGCACCTGCGCCGACATGATCCGGCGCGACCGCAACCACCCGAGCGTGCTGGCCTGGGAGTGCTCGCTGAACGAGAGCCGGATGCCGGACGCGCTGGTGCAGGCCCTGCACGACACGGTGCATGCCGAATATCCGGGCGACCAGGCCTTCTCGGCCGGCTGGGTGCCGCAGACCTATGACATCTACCTGCAGGCGCGCCAGCACAGGATTGGCAACAAGCATGCGCTCCCGAACAAGCCGCTGATCGTGTCCGAATACGGCGACTGGGAATACTACGCGATGAACGCCGGCTTCAACCAGGGCGCCTGGGCCGACCTGAAACCCGCCGACCGTTCCAGCCGCCAGGCGCTGGGCGCTGGCGAAGCGCGCCTGGCGCAGCAGGCGCGCAACGTGGCCGAGGCCCACGACGATAATGTCGCTACCCCGGCCTTCGCGGACGGCTACTGGGTGATGTTCGACTATGCGCGCGGCTACGCGCCGGATCTCGAAGAGTCGGGGGCTTTCAGCATCGAGCGCCTGCCCAAGTTCTCGGCCGAGTTCTTCCGCTCGCAGCGCGATGCGGCGGACGCCTCGCCGCGCTGGGGCGGCGGTCCGATGGTCTTCATCGCCAGCTACTGGCAGGCCGATTCCGCGCCGCGGGTGCGCGTGTTCAGCAACGCCGAGGAAGTCGAGCTGCGCCTGAACGGCAAGCTGGTCGGGCGCAAGCAAGGCCGGCCGTCGCCTTCGCACCCGCGCCTGGCGCATCCGCCGCTCGAATTCGACACCGGCGGCTTCGCGCCCGGCGAACTGGTGGCGCGCGCCTATTCGAGCGGGCGCGTGGTGGCCGAGCACCGCGTGCGCACTCCCGGCGCGCCGGTGCGGCTGGCCTTGGCGCTGGACGACATGGGCGTGCCGGCGGCGAAGGGCGACCTGGTCTTCGTACGCGCCCGCCTGCTCGACGCCGCCGGCACCACCGTGCCCGTGAGCGGACGCGAAGTGGCCTTCAGCGCCGGTCCGGGGACCGAGATCGTCGGCAGTGCGCAGGTGGCCACCGAGGCCGGCATCGCCAGCGTGCTGGTGCGCGTCCAGGGGCCACGGGCGTCATTGACGGCCCGGACGGGTGGCTTGAGCGGCGCTCTCGCGCCATGA
- a CDS encoding PAS domain S-box protein: MRARHQAAHAERGRGCCAERPGRDPDQGSAVPRAHGGGARAAGALERGAGRQRGALSHHLRHRQRGHRAGGARRRLDQRQQALCDIVGYSEEELWSRSFRQITHPEDVDLGMEQMRAIQRGELDGFRLEKRYLRKDGRSVWVKLDVSTKRNAAGQVEYTVAVIKDIDAEKAAQAQLSALNADLERRVQERTAELRAREAEIRSVVENAYDAYISLDEAGVVTAWNRQAEDTFGWPREEALGRSLDELIIPEEQRERHRHGMQRFLATRLASAVDQRLELPALRRDGSALTVEVRIRALESNGRTVFSAFLHDITERKQEQAQREYENRHDPLTGLLNRRALLEAIPVAQARASRSGKAVGMLFIDLDGFKAVNDSLGHEAGDALLREIAGRLRAGVRKTDSVYRLAGDEFTVLLEDMTDTFEDAHTVADKLISSIAEPVMLPGRAMRVRASIGISLDTGKPARTPEELLKEADHFMYQAKKAGRGRVCSARHPT, from the coding sequence GTGCGCGCTCGACACCAGGCCGCGCACGCTGAGCGAGGACGAGGCTGCTGTGCTGAACGACCTGGCCGCGATCCTGACCAAGGAAGTGCAGTACCGCGAGCGCATGGCGGTGGCGCGCGAGCAGCTGGCGCGCTCGAACGCGGTGCTGGGCGCCAGCGAGGCGCGCTTTCGCACCATCTTCGACATCGCCAGCGTGGGCATCGCGCTGGTGGCGCCCGACGGCGGCTGGATCAGCGTCAACAGGCCCTGTGCGACATCGTCGGCTACAGCGAGGAAGAGTTGTGGAGCCGCAGCTTCCGCCAGATCACCCACCCGGAGGACGTCGATCTCGGCATGGAGCAGATGCGCGCCATCCAGCGCGGCGAGCTCGACGGGTTCCGGCTCGAGAAGCGCTACCTCCGCAAGGACGGCAGGTCGGTGTGGGTCAAGCTCGACGTCTCGACCAAGCGCAATGCCGCCGGCCAGGTCGAATACACGGTGGCGGTGATCAAGGACATCGACGCCGAGAAGGCGGCCCAGGCCCAGCTCTCCGCCCTGAACGCCGACCTGGAACGCCGGGTCCAGGAGCGCACCGCCGAGCTGCGCGCGCGCGAGGCGGAAATTCGCAGCGTGGTGGAAAACGCCTACGACGCCTACATCAGCCTGGACGAAGCGGGTGTGGTCACGGCCTGGAACCGCCAGGCCGAAGACACCTTCGGCTGGCCGCGCGAGGAAGCGCTGGGACGCAGCCTGGATGAGCTGATCATTCCGGAAGAACAGCGCGAGCGCCATCGCCACGGCATGCAGCGTTTCCTGGCGACCCGCCTGGCCAGCGCCGTCGACCAGCGCCTGGAACTGCCGGCCCTGCGCCGTGACGGCAGCGCGCTGACGGTCGAGGTGCGCATCCGCGCCCTCGAATCGAACGGGCGCACGGTGTTCAGCGCCTTTCTGCACGACATCACCGAACGCAAGCAGGAACAGGCCCAGCGCGAGTACGAGAACCGCCACGACCCGCTCACCGGCCTGCTGAACCGGCGCGCGCTGCTGGAGGCGATCCCCGTGGCCCAGGCCCGGGCCAGCCGCAGCGGCAAGGCGGTCGGCATGCTGTTCATCGACCTGGACGGCTTCAAGGCGGTGAACGATTCGCTCGGCCACGAAGCGGGCGACGCCCTGCTGCGCGAGATCGCCGGGCGCCTGCGCGCCGGCGTGCGCAAGACCGACAGCGTGTACCGCCTGGCCGGCGACGAGTTCACCGTGCTGCTCGAGGACATGACCGACACCTTCGAGGATGCGCATACCGTGGCCGACAAGCTGATCTCGAGCATTGCCGAGCCGGTGATGCTTCCCGGGCGGGCGATGCGGGTGCGCGCCAGCATCGGCATCTCGCTCGACACCGGCAAGCCGGCGCGCACGCCGGAGGAGCTCCTGAAAGAGGCCGACCACTTCATGTACCAGGCCAAGAAGGCCGGGCGCGGGCGCGTGTGCTCGGCGCGCCACCCGACCTAG
- a CDS encoding universal stress protein — protein MYKTIIVHVDESPLLEARLRAAAWLANSHAAHLVGCAATGMSWPAYAMLTGSMAVSPVAEFDSLRSSARASLQRFAERAARLGVASIEERLVEDENRDALLLQARYADLVVTGQDAGDEATVRGLPQYLAMHGVRPVLVVPPSYDGAPIADEILVGWDGSAQAIRAIGAAMPLLARAATVRLALVNPELESGLHGEEPGADMALYLARHGVRVEVQVERSGAAVGDALLGLARASGAGLLVSGAFGHSRYREIVLGGVTRLLLDRAPLPVLFAH, from the coding sequence GTGTACAAGACCATCATTGTCCATGTCGACGAAAGCCCGCTGCTCGAGGCCCGCCTGCGCGCCGCCGCCTGGCTCGCCAACAGCCACGCGGCCCACCTGGTGGGCTGCGCCGCCACCGGCATGTCCTGGCCCGCCTACGCCATGCTCACCGGCTCGATGGCGGTGTCGCCGGTCGCCGAATTCGACTCCCTGCGCAGCAGCGCGCGCGCCAGCCTGCAGCGCTTCGCCGAGCGCGCCGCCCGGCTGGGCGTGGCTTCGATCGAGGAACGCCTGGTCGAGGACGAGAATCGCGACGCCCTGCTGCTGCAGGCGCGCTATGCCGACCTGGTGGTGACCGGCCAGGACGCCGGCGACGAAGCCACCGTGCGCGGCCTGCCGCAATACCTGGCCATGCACGGCGTGCGCCCGGTGCTGGTGGTGCCGCCCTCCTACGACGGGGCGCCGATCGCCGACGAGATCCTGGTCGGCTGGGACGGCAGCGCCCAGGCGATCCGCGCCATCGGCGCCGCCATGCCGCTCCTGGCTCGCGCCGCCACGGTGCGCCTGGCGCTGGTGAACCCCGAGCTCGAGTCCGGCCTGCACGGCGAGGAGCCGGGCGCCGACATGGCGCTCTACCTGGCGCGCCACGGGGTGCGCGTCGAGGTGCAGGTGGAACGCAGCGGCGCCGCCGTGGGCGACGCCCTGCTCGGCCTGGCGCGCGCCAGCGGCGCCGGCCTCCTGGTCAGCGGCGCCTTCGGCCACAGCCGCTACCGCGAGATCGTGCTGGGCGGCGTGACCCGCCTGCTGCTCGACCGCGCGCCGCTGCCGGTGCTGTTCGCGCACTGA
- a CDS encoding NAD(P)-dependent alcohol dehydrogenase, translating into MTVTAYGAHAGDQPLGPLAITRRAPGAHDVAIDIAFCGVCHSDLHQVRGEWAGTVYPCVPGHEIVGRVSAVGAHVRNYAVGDLVGVGCMVDSCRACPDCEAGLENYCDGMVGTYNSPTPDAPGHTLGGYSERIVVNERYVLRVRHDAAQLAAVAPLLCAGITTWSPLRHWQAGPGKRVGIVGIGGLGHMGIKLARALGAHVVAFTTSASKRQDAEALGAHEVVVSRDADAMAAQARRLDLIVNTVAAPHDLDAYLSLLKRDGTMVLVGAPSSPHPSPQVFNLIMKRRALAGSMIGGIPETQEMLDFCAEHGIVADIEMIRADQINEAYERMLAGQVKYRFVIDSATLRA; encoded by the coding sequence ATGACCGTCACCGCTTATGGCGCCCACGCGGGCGACCAGCCCCTCGGCCCGCTCGCCATCACCCGCCGCGCGCCCGGTGCGCACGACGTCGCGATCGACATCGCCTTCTGCGGCGTCTGCCATTCCGACCTGCACCAGGTGCGCGGCGAATGGGCCGGCACCGTCTATCCCTGCGTGCCGGGCCACGAGATCGTCGGGCGGGTGTCCGCCGTCGGCGCCCACGTCAGGAACTACGCGGTGGGCGATCTGGTCGGCGTCGGCTGCATGGTCGACAGCTGCCGCGCCTGCCCCGACTGCGAGGCCGGCCTGGAAAACTACTGCGACGGCATGGTCGGCACCTACAATTCGCCGACGCCGGACGCGCCCGGGCATACGCTGGGCGGCTATTCCGAGCGCATCGTCGTGAACGAGCGCTACGTGCTGCGGGTGCGCCACGATGCCGCGCAGCTGGCGGCGGTCGCGCCGCTGCTGTGCGCCGGCATCACCACCTGGTCGCCGCTGCGCCATTGGCAGGCCGGCCCCGGCAAGCGGGTGGGCATCGTCGGCATCGGCGGCCTCGGCCACATGGGCATCAAGCTGGCGCGCGCGCTGGGCGCCCACGTGGTGGCCTTCACCACCTCCGCATCGAAGCGCCAGGATGCGGAGGCGCTGGGCGCCCACGAGGTCGTGGTCTCGCGCGACGCCGACGCCATGGCGGCGCAGGCCAGGCGCCTCGACCTGATCGTGAATACCGTCGCGGCGCCGCACGACCTCGACGCCTATCTGTCGCTGCTGAAACGCGACGGCACCATGGTGCTGGTCGGCGCGCCGTCCTCGCCCCATCCGTCGCCGCAGGTCTTCAACCTGATCATGAAGCGCCGCGCGCTGGCCGGCTCGATGATCGGCGGGATTCCGGAAACCCAGGAAATGCTGGACTTCTGCGCCGAGCACGGCATCGTCGCCGACATCGAGATGATCCGCGCCGACCAGATCAACGAGGCCTACGAGCGCATGCTGGCCGGCCAGGTCAAGTACCGCTTCGTGATCGACAGCGCCACCCTCAGGGCCTGA
- a CDS encoding LysR family transcriptional regulator, whose product MARDNINDILVFLAVARERSFTRAAARLGMSQSALSHIVRSLEQRLGVRLLQRTTRSVSPTEAGERLIQNVAPRLEEIEAEIADISDRGDKPVGTIRITAIDHVIEQILWPRIAPLLPQYPDLHVEFSADYRIVDIAAERFDIGVRHGDQVDKDMIAVRLTADVPMRIVGAPAYFARRPRPASIADLMKHNCITLRLSSSGGIYAWELRHAGEDIAARVRGQAIFNDVAYHLPAALSGNGLAFLPEDMVTEHVRAGRLISVMEDWCPSFPGLHAFYPSRRHSARALGLVIDAIRYRGA is encoded by the coding sequence ATGGCGCGCGACAACATCAACGACATCCTCGTGTTCCTCGCCGTCGCGCGCGAACGCAGCTTCACCCGTGCCGCGGCCAGGCTGGGCATGAGCCAGTCGGCGCTCAGCCACATCGTGCGCTCGCTCGAGCAGCGCCTGGGCGTGCGCCTGCTCCAGCGCACCACGCGCAGCGTCTCGCCCACCGAGGCCGGCGAGCGCCTGATCCAGAACGTCGCCCCCAGGCTGGAAGAGATCGAGGCCGAGATCGCCGACATCAGCGACCGCGGCGACAAGCCGGTGGGCACCATCCGCATCACCGCGATCGACCACGTGATCGAACAGATCCTGTGGCCGCGCATCGCGCCGCTGCTGCCGCAGTACCCGGACCTGCACGTCGAGTTCAGCGCCGACTACCGCATCGTCGACATCGCCGCCGAACGCTTCGACATCGGCGTGCGCCACGGCGACCAGGTCGACAAGGACATGATCGCCGTGCGCCTGACCGCCGACGTGCCGATGCGCATCGTCGGCGCGCCCGCCTACTTCGCACGGCGCCCGCGGCCCGCCTCGATCGCCGACCTCATGAAGCACAACTGCATCACGCTGCGCCTGTCCAGCAGCGGCGGCATCTACGCCTGGGAGCTGCGCCACGCCGGCGAGGACATCGCGGCGCGGGTGCGCGGCCAGGCGATCTTCAACGATGTCGCCTACCACCTGCCGGCGGCGCTGAGCGGCAACGGCCTGGCCTTCCTGCCCGAGGACATGGTGACCGAGCACGTGCGCGCCGGCCGCTTGATCAGCGTGATGGAAGACTGGTGCCCGAGCTTTCCCGGCCTACACGCCTTCTACCCGAGCCGGCGCCATTCCGCGCGCGCGCTGGGCCTGGTCATCGACGCCATCCGCTACCGCGGCGCATGA